The region CAGCAATCAGGATTTTTGGGTATAGAATCAGCAAGAGAGAATGTTGGAATAACGGTTTCATACTGGGCAGATCTTGATTCAATTAAAAGCTGGAAAGCTAACTCAGAACACTTAGATGCCCAAAAAACTGGGCGTAAGTCTTGGTATGATTCATTCAAGGTTCGTATATC is a window of Shewanella donghaensis DNA encoding:
- a CDS encoding antibiotic biosynthesis monooxygenase family protein — protein: MSVIAKTPKPPYFAVIFTSTRTEGDNGYDEMASRMVELAEQQSGFLGIESARENVGITVSYWADLDSIKSWKANSEHLDAQKTGRKSWYDSFKVRISKVERDYGI